One window from the genome of Anomalospiza imberbis isolate Cuckoo-Finch-1a 21T00152 chromosome 13, ASM3175350v1, whole genome shotgun sequence encodes:
- the SKOR1 gene encoding SKI family transcriptional corepressor 1, producing the protein MEAIASQMGNGRDASSSPNSKQELQPYQGSNTLKPNQVGETSLYGVPIVSLVIDGQERLCLAQISNTLLKNYSYNEIHNRRVALGITCVQCTPVQLEILRRAGAMPISSRRCGMITKREAERLCKSFLGEHKPPKLPENFAFDVVHECAWGSRGSFIPARYNSSRAKCIKCSYCSMYFSPNKFIFHSHRTPDSKYTQPDAANFNSWRRHLKLSDKTATEELSHAWEDVKAMFNGGTRKRTFSLQGAAAGGPGAGSPAAKAALHPPPPAGPELAPAHKSLRCSGQEAAGERGALGLAAAHGGAAGAHGGAGAVRSYPVIPVPSKGFGMLQKLPPPLFPHPYGFPAAAFGLCPKKQEEALGGAGGGEAGKGGALPPGMFWGPPHPHPHQPAQPPHQPGAAKDSGVYPSFPVFWPAAGSLPVPPYPAQSPAKAAATAVVVAAAAAAAAAAAEPAGLAGRHGELEGSEPSGSGRSSATPQEGAGAEGERCPSALSRAAGEEERSGDEALLAPLPLPRKGSYLSAFRPVVKDAESIAKLYGTREAFGGAGPRGPGYLSPDFLSEGSSSYRSLSPGGDTAEEPEVDVESNRFPEDEEEEAAAVPAVGPAEAREPPPPRLLAGPEEPPPPAGADGPEEKTGEAGAQDGGQAPDGSPERSGSSGAYEVFAPERGELLPPLKPAASLGAPAAFLCTPEAKEQDKEDNHSAAEDLESRKSYQDQRNVSHPSPVNTDRGEEGLAMDVTGTQLVEKDIENLARDELQKLVLEQMELRKKLERDFQSLKDNFQDQMKRELAYREEMVQQLQIVRDTLCNELDQERKARYAIQQKLKEAHDALHHFSCKMLTPRHCTGNCSFKPPLLPQ; encoded by the exons ATGGAGGCGATCGCCAGTCAGATGGGAAATGGGAGAGATGCAAGCTCCTCCCCAAATTCAAAGCAAGAGCTGCAGCCGTACCAGGGCTCCAATACCCTCAAGCCCAACCAAGTGGGTGAGACCTCCCTGTACGGCGTGCCCATCGTGTCCCTGGTCATCGACGGGCAGGAGCGGCTGTGCCTGGCGCAGATCTCCAACACGCTGCTCAAGAACTACAGCTACAATGAGATCCACAACCGGCGCGTGGCCCTGGGCATCACCTGCGTGCAGTGCACGCCGGTGCAGCTGGAGATCCTGCGGCGGGCCGGGGCCATGCCCATCTCCTCCCGCCGCTGCGGCATGATCACCAAGAGGGAGGCGGAGCGGCTCTGCAAGTCCTTCCTGGGCGAGCACAAGCCGCCCAAGCTGCCCGAGAACTTCGCCTTCGACGTGGTGCACGAGTGCGCCTGGGGCTCCCGGGGCAGCTTCATCCCGGCGCGCTACAACAGCTCCCGCGCCAAGTGCATCAAGTGCAGCTACTGCAGCATGTACTTCTCCCCCAACAAGTTCATCTTCCACTCCCACCGCACCCCGGACTCCAAGTACACCCAGCCCGACGCCGCCAACTTCAACTCCTGGCGCCGCCACCTCAAGCTCAGCGACAAGACGGCCACGGAGGAGCTGTCGCACGCCTGGGAGGATGTCAAGGCCATGTTCAACGGCGGCACCCGCAAGCGGACCTTCTCCCTGCAAGGGGCGGCCGCcggcgggcccggggccggcTCCCCCGCCGCCAAGGCCGCCCTgcacccgccgccgcccgccggcccCGAGCTGGCCCCGGCGCACAAGAGCCTCCGGTGCAGCGGGCAGGAGGCGGCGGGCGAGCGCGGCGCGCTGGGGCTGGCGGCGGCGcacggcggggccgcgggcgcgcacggcggggcgggcgcggtgCGCAGCTACCCGGTGATCCCGGTGCCCAGCAAGGGCTTCGGGATGCTGCAGAagctgccgccgccgctctTCCCGCACCCCTACGGCTTCCCGGCCGCCGCGTTCGGACTGTGCCCCAAGAAGCAGGAGGAGGCGCTgggcggcgcggggggcggcgAGGCGGGCAAGGGCGGCGCGCTGCCCCCCGGCATGTTCTGGGGACCCCCGCACCCCCACCCGCACCAGCCGGCCCAGCCGCCGCACCAGCCCGGCGCCGCCAAGGACAGCGGCGTGTACCCCTCGTTCCCCGTGTTCTGGCCGGCCGCCGGCAGCCTGCCCGTGCCGCCCTACCCCGCGCAGAGCCCGGCCAAGGCGGCCGCCACCGCCGTGGtggtggcggcggcggcagcggcggcggcggcggcggccgagccggcggggctggcggggcgGCACGGGGAGCTGGAGGGCTCGGAGCCCTCGGGCAGCGGCCGGAGCAGCGCCACCCCGCAGGAGGGCGCGGGCGCCGAGGGCGagcgctgccccagcgcccTGTCGCGGGCGGCGGGCGAGGAGGAGCGCTCCGGGGACGAGGCGCTGCTCGCCCCGCTGCCGCTGCCCAGGAAGGGCAGTTACCTGTCCGCCTTCCGCCCGGTGGTGAAGGACGCCGAGAGCATCGCCAAGCTCTACGGCACCCGCGAGGCGTTCGGCGGCGCGggcccccgcggccccggctACCTCTCGCCGGACTTCCTCAGCGAGGGCAGCTCCAGCTACCGCTCGCTGTCCCCCGGGGGCGACACGGCCGAGGAGCCCGAGGTGGACGTGGAGTCCAACCGCTTCCcggaggacgaggaggaggaagcCGCCGCCGTCCCCGCCGTGGGCCCCGCcgaggcccgggagccgccgccgccgcggctgctggccgggcccgaggagccgccgccgcccgccggggCCGACGGGCCCGAGGAGAAGACGGGCGAGGCGGGCGCGCAGGACGGCGGCCAGGCCCCCGACGGCAGCCCGgagcgcagcggcagcagcggcgcctACGAG GTGTTCGCGCCGGAGAGGGGGGAGCTCCTGCCGCCGCTGAAGCCCGCAGCCTCCCTGGGAGCCCCCGCCGCCTTCCTCTGCACCCCCGAGGCGAAGG AGCAAGATAAAGAAGACAATCACTCCGCGGCGGAGGATTTAGAGAGCAGAAAATCCTATCAGGACCAAAGGAACGTCTCTCATCCCAGCCCTGTAAATACCGACAGAG GCGAGGAAGGGCTCGCCATGGATGTCACCGGGACGCAGCTGGTGGAGAAGGACATCGAGAACTTGGCCCGAG atgAGTTACAAAAACTGGTCCTGGAGCAAATGGAGCTGAGgaaaaagctggagagggacttccAGAGCCTGAAAG ATAACTTCCAGGACCAGATGAAGCGGGAGCTGGCGTACCGGGAGGAGatggtgcagcagctgcagatcGTCCGAG ACACGCTGTGCAACGAGCTGGACCAGGAGAGGAAAGCGCGCTACGCCATCCAGCAGAAGTTGAAAG AGGCTCACGACGCGCTGCACCACTTCTCCTGCAAGATGCTGACCCCGCGGCACTGCACCGGGAACTGCTCCTTCAAGCCGCCGCTGCTGCCCCAGTGA